A single Sulfurimonas aquatica DNA region contains:
- the purH gene encoding bifunctional phosphoribosylaminoimidazolecarboxamide formyltransferase/IMP cyclohydrolase, with translation MVKRALVSVSDKAGVVEFCNSLVKNGYEIISTGGTYKKLVEAGISAIEIDEVTKFPECFEGRVKTLNPYVHGGILHRRDKQSHLDQAKELGVESIDLVCVNLYPFKETIERTDDFDDIIENIDIGGPAMVRSAAKNFDSVIIVTNVEDYSEVIDAIENEKNTKDFRRGYMIKAYEHTAAYDSMIANYMNERFNEGFGEKQFVVGNKVMDTRYGENPHQKGALYEFDKHFSNNFKTLKGEASFNNLNDLNGAVKIAAGFGDDNAVCISKHGNPCGFAIKDTLLEAYTEALKCDPVSAFGGVVAVNGTVTKELAEKMNEIFLEVVIAGRITPEAQEVFAAKKRIKLFEMGADKLVLANDRKDFKHIDGGFVFQDADVVGANEVKNAKLVSKNAATASEMKDLEIAYKVASLTKSNCVVYVKNSAMVAVGMGMTSRVDAAQCALKKAKDMGLDVTGAALASEAFFPFRDSIDAAAAAGVKNVIEPGGSIRDGEIVDAANEFGMSLYFSEVRHFLH, from the coding sequence ATAGTGAAAAGAGCATTAGTTAGCGTTAGTGATAAAGCAGGTGTAGTTGAGTTTTGTAACTCATTGGTAAAAAATGGTTATGAGATTATATCTACTGGCGGAACTTATAAAAAACTAGTTGAAGCTGGAATATCAGCTATTGAAATTGATGAGGTTACAAAATTTCCTGAGTGTTTTGAAGGGCGCGTTAAAACTTTAAACCCTTATGTTCATGGAGGGATTCTTCACCGTCGTGACAAACAGTCACACCTTGACCAGGCTAAAGAGCTTGGTGTTGAGTCAATTGACTTAGTATGTGTAAATCTTTACCCATTTAAAGAGACTATTGAGAGAACTGACGACTTTGATGACATCATTGAAAACATCGACATCGGTGGACCGGCAATGGTTCGCTCTGCTGCAAAGAACTTTGACTCTGTTATCATCGTGACAAACGTAGAAGATTACTCAGAAGTTATCGATGCGATAGAGAATGAAAAAAATACAAAAGATTTCCGTCGTGGATACATGATAAAAGCATATGAGCATACAGCGGCTTATGACTCTATGATAGCTAACTACATGAATGAGCGTTTTAACGAAGGTTTCGGTGAAAAGCAGTTCGTAGTTGGAAACAAAGTAATGGATACTCGTTATGGAGAAAATCCACACCAAAAAGGCGCGCTTTATGAGTTTGACAAACACTTCTCAAACAACTTTAAAACGCTAAAAGGCGAAGCGAGCTTTAACAACTTAAACGACCTTAACGGTGCTGTGAAAATTGCCGCTGGTTTTGGTGATGACAACGCGGTATGTATCTCTAAACATGGAAACCCTTGTGGTTTTGCTATAAAAGATACTCTTTTAGAAGCTTATACTGAAGCACTTAAATGTGATCCAGTTTCAGCGTTTGGTGGCGTTGTTGCGGTAAATGGTACCGTTACAAAAGAGCTGGCTGAGAAGATGAATGAAATCTTTTTAGAAGTAGTTATCGCTGGACGTATTACGCCTGAAGCTCAAGAAGTATTTGCCGCTAAGAAACGTATCAAGCTTTTTGAGATGGGAGCTGATAAGTTAGTTCTTGCAAATGATAGAAAAGATTTTAAACACATCGATGGTGGATTTGTTTTTCAAGACGCTGACGTTGTTGGAGCTAATGAAGTTAAAAACGCTAAGCTGGTTTCTAAAAACGCGGCGACTGCGTCAGAAATGAAAGATTTAGAGATAGCGTACAAAGTCGCGTCTCTTACAAAATCTAACTGCGTCGTATATGTTAAAAACTCAGCTATGGTAGCTGTCGGTATGGGTATGACGTCTCGCGTTGACGCTGCTCAGTGCGCTTTGAAAAAAGCAAAAGACATGGGTCTTGACGTAACTGGCGCGGCTTTAGCGTCTGAAGCGTTCTTCCCTTTCCGCGATAGCATTGACGCTGCAGCGGCAGCTGGCGTTAAAAATGTAATTGAGCCTGGTGGATCTATTCGTGACGGGGAGATTGTAGATGCTGCTAATGAGTTTGGGATGTCTCTTTACTTCTCAGAAGTTCGCCACTTCCTTCACTAA
- a CDS encoding 6-phosphofructokinase codes for MSNIAILCSGGDVSGMNPAIKHFVEYSLKKDLTPFFVYNGYEGLIDNDIQEVSYRDVSGIINRGGTKIGSARSKRFMNPEYRQIAKDNLDALNINMLVVLGGDGSFRGLDAFYKEHSIKSCGIPSTIDNDIHGTDYCLGVDSALNIIRTSIDAIRDTASSFNRAFIIETMGRDCGYLALISALTSGAELCLIPEREHNISDYEDNFKTQMAHGRKYFIAIVSEGIKQDPQEIAKWFEETIGIESRVSILGHIQRGGNPTSYDRLMAYKFVNYAIDGLLGSHTNSVICYTKDGFIYKSIDEVTGSAFKLDPDLLRLLEDV; via the coding sequence ATGTCAAATATTGCAATTTTATGTTCTGGTGGGGATGTTTCCGGCATGAATCCGGCTATCAAACACTTTGTAGAGTACTCTTTAAAAAAAGACTTGACGCCTTTCTTTGTTTATAACGGCTATGAAGGCCTTATCGATAACGATATTCAAGAGGTAAGCTACAGAGATGTATCTGGAATAATTAATAGAGGCGGCACAAAAATAGGAAGCGCACGAAGCAAACGTTTTATGAATCCGGAGTACCGTCAAATTGCCAAAGACAACTTAGATGCGCTTAACATAAATATGCTTGTTGTTTTAGGCGGGGATGGTTCATTTAGAGGTTTAGACGCTTTTTATAAAGAGCACTCTATTAAGTCCTGTGGGATTCCATCTACCATTGACAACGATATTCATGGAACCGACTACTGTTTAGGTGTAGACAGCGCTTTAAACATCATTAGAACTTCCATAGACGCCATCCGAGACACTGCATCGTCTTTTAACAGAGCATTTATAATCGAGACGATGGGAAGGGACTGTGGCTATTTAGCGCTTATATCGGCTCTGACATCAGGAGCGGAACTCTGTCTTATTCCAGAAAGAGAGCATAACATAAGCGATTATGAAGATAATTTTAAAACGCAAATGGCACATGGAAGAAAATACTTTATAGCCATCGTCTCCGAAGGCATTAAACAAGACCCTCAAGAGATTGCAAAATGGTTTGAAGAGACCATAGGGATAGAGTCTAGAGTATCAATACTAGGTCATATCCAACGCGGCGGAAACCCAACTAGCTATGATAGACTTATGGCATATAAGTTTGTAAACTATGCAATAGATGGGCTTCTTGGCTCGCATACAAATAGCGTCATTTGTTATACCAAAGATGGATTTATTTACAAGAGTATAGATGAAGTCACTGGCTCTGCGTTTAAGTTGGATCCCGATCTACTAAGGCTTCTAGAAGATGTATAA
- a CDS encoding NGG1p interacting factor NIF3: MYKLNFYVPSQNKEEVKKALFNIGVGKFNNYDKCSFETQGIGQFRPINGANPFLGQLDTVELVKEYKIEMICEDSQIREAVKVLKESHPYEEVAYEVFKMEEF; encoded by the coding sequence ATGTATAAACTTAACTTTTACGTACCCTCACAAAATAAAGAAGAGGTAAAAAAAGCCCTCTTTAATATAGGTGTAGGAAAGTTTAACAACTATGACAAATGCTCTTTTGAAACACAGGGCATTGGACAATTCAGACCTATAAATGGAGCAAATCCATTTCTTGGTCAACTCGATACGGTAGAGTTAGTTAAAGAGTATAAAATAGAGATGATATGTGAAGACTCACAGATAAGAGAAGCCGTAAAGGTTTTAAAAGAGTCCCACCCCTATGAAGAGGTGGCTTATGAAGTTTTTAAGATGGAAGAGTTTTAA
- the purL gene encoding phosphoribosylformylglycinamidine synthase subunit PurL yields the protein MSQQLADIETQLANHKLSADDYTHIKEILKREPNLVELGIFSAMWSEHCSYKSSKVHLKGFPTKAPWVIQGPGENAGVIDIGDGYAAVFKMESHNHPSFIEPYQGAATGVGGIMRDVFTMGARPVASLNALRFGNILNDDDISKHQRYLVRGVTEGIGGYGNCMGVPTIGGEVSFDECYNGNILVNAFNLGIAKSDEIFLGLAEGLGNPVMYVGAKTGRDGLGGAVMSSDSFTEESKSLRPTVQVGDPFTEKLLLEACMELFKTDHVVGIQDMGAAGLTSSSFEMAGRSGSGMIMHLDKVPAREEGMTPYDFMLSESQERMLLCAKKGSEQAIIDIFEKWDLDAAVVGEVTDTGNMELFWHGEKCAEVPVDPVSEEAPELNRPMSKPAYLSELASVTIDDFDKVTNQVAFETLTKSMEVVDKSWIYTQYDSMVQTNTIKNGGMLDASVIRVKENGKALAMSADCNVRYCYIDPKNGGAAAVVEAGRNVAMSGARPLAITDCLNYGNPENPEVMWQFAQGCLGIKEACAELTTPVIGGNVSLYNETNGVSVFPTPSIATVGVNDDQNNVLMSSFQGAGNALYLVGESKSEFGGSLYMKEICHTVAGVMPEIDYKAELALWELVIEGNKKHLLECAKDASSGGVAIALAKMAATSGLGCDVEISVIDERDIFAESQSRAIIEVKPENQEAFEAMLDEGMSVEKIGTVGGDSIRVNDVTMSISELQDNYYNTFKKVIERDI from the coding sequence GTGAGCCAACAATTAGCAGATATAGAGACACAATTAGCAAACCATAAACTTTCAGCAGATGATTATACGCACATTAAAGAGATACTTAAACGCGAGCCAAACTTAGTTGAACTTGGTATTTTCTCAGCTATGTGGAGTGAGCACTGCTCATACAAATCTTCAAAAGTGCACTTAAAAGGTTTCCCAACTAAAGCTCCTTGGGTTATACAAGGTCCTGGTGAAAATGCTGGTGTTATCGACATTGGTGATGGCTATGCTGCAGTATTTAAGATGGAGTCACACAATCACCCATCTTTCATAGAGCCTTATCAAGGTGCTGCAACTGGCGTTGGTGGAATTATGCGTGACGTTTTTACTATGGGTGCACGTCCTGTAGCGTCACTAAATGCTCTTCGCTTTGGTAATATCCTAAATGATGATGATATCTCAAAACACCAGCGTTACTTAGTTCGTGGTGTAACTGAAGGTATCGGTGGTTATGGTAACTGTATGGGTGTTCCTACTATTGGTGGTGAAGTAAGTTTTGATGAGTGTTATAATGGAAATATTCTTGTAAACGCGTTTAATCTTGGTATCGCAAAATCAGATGAGATTTTTCTAGGTCTAGCTGAAGGTCTTGGTAACCCTGTAATGTATGTTGGCGCAAAAACAGGTAGAGATGGTCTTGGTGGAGCGGTTATGAGTTCAGACAGTTTTACTGAAGAGTCAAAATCTCTTCGTCCTACCGTTCAAGTTGGTGATCCATTTACGGAAAAGCTTCTTCTTGAAGCTTGTATGGAGCTGTTTAAAACTGACCATGTTGTTGGTATTCAAGATATGGGTGCTGCTGGTCTTACTTCATCTTCATTTGAGATGGCAGGACGTTCTGGTTCAGGAATGATTATGCATCTTGACAAAGTTCCAGCTCGTGAAGAGGGAATGACTCCTTATGACTTTATGCTTAGTGAGTCACAAGAAAGAATGCTTTTATGTGCTAAAAAAGGTTCAGAACAAGCAATTATAGATATTTTTGAAAAATGGGACTTAGACGCTGCCGTTGTTGGTGAAGTAACTGACACTGGAAATATGGAACTTTTCTGGCATGGAGAAAAGTGTGCTGAGGTTCCAGTAGACCCTGTGAGTGAAGAGGCACCTGAACTTAACCGTCCAATGAGTAAACCTGCATATTTATCTGAACTAGCATCAGTAACTATTGACGATTTTGACAAAGTGACAAATCAAGTAGCGTTTGAAACACTGACAAAGTCTATGGAAGTTGTAGATAAATCTTGGATCTACACACAGTATGACTCAATGGTACAAACAAACACTATCAAAAATGGCGGTATGCTCGACGCATCTGTTATCCGTGTAAAAGAGAATGGAAAAGCGCTTGCAATGAGTGCTGATTGTAATGTTCGCTACTGTTATATAGACCCTAAAAATGGTGGAGCTGCTGCAGTTGTAGAAGCTGGTCGTAATGTTGCTATGAGTGGTGCTCGTCCTTTGGCTATTACAGATTGTCTTAACTATGGTAACCCTGAAAACCCTGAAGTTATGTGGCAGTTTGCTCAGGGTTGTTTAGGAATAAAAGAAGCATGTGCCGAGCTTACTACTCCAGTTATCGGTGGAAATGTTTCACTCTATAATGAAACTAATGGTGTTTCAGTTTTTCCAACGCCATCTATTGCAACTGTTGGTGTAAATGATGATCAAAATAATGTTTTAATGTCTTCATTTCAAGGTGCGGGAAATGCACTCTATCTAGTAGGTGAGTCAAAGTCAGAATTTGGTGGTTCTCTTTATATGAAAGAGATTTGTCATACGGTTGCTGGCGTTATGCCAGAGATTGACTATAAGGCTGAGCTTGCTCTATGGGAATTAGTTATAGAAGGGAATAAAAAACATTTACTTGAGTGTGCAAAAGATGCATCTTCTGGTGGTGTGGCTATTGCACTTGCTAAGATGGCAGCTACTTCTGGTTTAGGTTGTGATGTTGAGATAAGTGTTATAGATGAGAGAGATATTTTCGCTGAATCACAGAGTCGTGCTATCATAGAAGTAAAACCTGAAAATCAAGAAGCTTTTGAAGCTATGTTAGATGAGGGTATGAGCGTTGAGAAAATCGGTACTGTTGGTGGAGATAGCATTAGAGTAAATGATGTTACTATGAGTATAAGCGAGTTACAAGATAACTACTATAACACATTCAAAAAAGTGATTGAAAGAGACATTTAA
- a CDS encoding GreA/GreB family elongation factor encodes MKEPISIEGYDLLVKEFKFLLEKEKPKVAQEKLVAAAQGDRSENADYHAAKEKLRFIDKRLFYLNSMMQKSQIIDPSLHSHLKVSFGSSVRVLNIDTDEEELYIICGVLESEPEHGLISVHSPLAKAMIGKEVDDEFKVKLPNALKEYEILKIEYKNIFTLKKNIRTQKEFTFH; translated from the coding sequence TTGAAAGAGCCTATAAGCATTGAAGGTTATGACCTTTTAGTAAAGGAATTTAAGTTTCTTTTAGAAAAAGAGAAACCAAAGGTTGCACAAGAAAAACTTGTTGCAGCAGCACAGGGTGATAGAAGTGAAAACGCTGACTATCACGCTGCAAAAGAGAAGCTGCGTTTTATAGATAAGAGACTTTTTTATCTCAACTCCATGATGCAAAAATCACAAATTATTGATCCCTCCCTTCATTCACACCTAAAAGTAAGTTTTGGCAGTAGCGTTAGGGTTCTAAATATAGATACGGACGAAGAAGAGCTTTACATTATATGTGGTGTTTTGGAGAGTGAGCCTGAACATGGCCTTATATCTGTACACTCACCCTTAGCTAAAGCTATGATAGGTAAAGAGGTAGATGATGAGTTTAAAGTGAAGCTCCCCAATGCTTTAAAAGAGTATGAAATACTCAAGATTGAGTATAAAAATATATTTACTTTGAAGAAAAATATTCGAACACAAAAAGAGTTTACTTTCCATTAA
- a CDS encoding HDOD domain-containing protein, with translation MTDEILKKIKQLPPLPESAMQIEAVYQNPDSSFNDMVKILEKDPLLTADILKAANSPLYGFSREINAISQAVGLFGMGTVRGFALASIVKKSFSLDLSPYGISNEMFSGLSKKQHGLMTSWCIRKENRLLGVLSPAAFLVEIGKVLIAQQILADGSKEAFTAALEELGDVEAAERKIVGVDTPEVSATIFAQWKFEEGLVDVIKNCLNPQNAEAEYQRPAQILHVVRTAVPINANVTDVSIAAAKELIEQYGLDMESFDTAIENAK, from the coding sequence ATGACTGATGAAATATTAAAAAAAATCAAACAACTTCCACCACTTCCTGAATCTGCAATGCAGATAGAAGCTGTCTATCAAAATCCGGATAGTAGTTTTAATGATATGGTTAAAATTCTTGAAAAAGATCCTCTTTTAACTGCAGACATTTTAAAAGCTGCAAATTCTCCACTTTATGGGTTTTCCCGTGAAATAAATGCTATCTCTCAAGCTGTTGGTCTATTTGGAATGGGTACTGTACGTGGTTTTGCTCTTGCAAGTATTGTCAAAAAGAGCTTTTCTCTTGATTTATCCCCCTATGGTATCAGTAATGAGATGTTCTCTGGACTCTCAAAGAAGCAACATGGTCTAATGACATCATGGTGTATTAGAAAAGAGAACAGACTGCTTGGAGTTTTATCTCCAGCTGCGTTTCTTGTTGAAATTGGAAAAGTGCTCATAGCACAACAGATCTTAGCAGATGGCTCAAAAGAAGCGTTTACTGCTGCCCTTGAAGAGTTAGGTGATGTTGAAGCGGCTGAGAGAAAGATAGTTGGAGTTGATACACCAGAAGTAAGTGCAACTATTTTTGCTCAGTGGAAGTTTGAAGAGGGGCTTGTAGATGTAATTAAAAATTGTTTAAACCCTCAAAACGCAGAAGCAGAGTACCAACGCCCTGCTCAAATCTTACATGTAGTACGTACTGCCGTTCCTATAAATGCAAATGTTACCGATGTAAGCATAGCTGCCGCCAAAGAGCTTATTGAGCAGTATGGGCTCGATATGGAAAGCTTCGACACAGCTATAGAAAACGCTAAATAG
- a CDS encoding RNB domain-containing ribonuclease, whose translation MKSLLIRLTLGLSEQDITVDEMKHVQNWMAKKYLTKKENIYKFNSKFRAGTLGLVQKDTAYLNVIGENIRDLFIGEGDLGEAKEGDLIIAQRLLGKRGTPSAKIAEIVGREQSYSIAYIIQKDSHLSLVDLKTEYPIGAELTPDELNFYNVGDVFKIDNQENKVLEKLGNIKDPKVDEKIVLAQYNKHDEFDEEVLKIAESFEPVNASKYPKRKDLRELHFCTIDPVTAKDYDDAICWDDKNSTLYVAIADVSEYIKPFGALDNEAIYRSFSIYLPHRSIPMLPRQLSETLCSLQPHVDRLAYVFEMKLNLDTLEVASSSVYEAIIHSKRRFNYEEIDSFFEGDLKAQNSDEEIIFNALTKLRVVTDALKAKRLKVGYDFRSTEIDMTIDEDSNLVSTHEAQETPSHALIEDCMLLANKEAASSFERGIFRIHEPPSQAKLQILYQELAGVGMQIEIKKSIKETISDIQRQAREMDIESEVDTLIIRSQMQARYAPLNSGHFGLGFEQYTHFTSPIRRYSDLIVHRLLKAINAGDTQEGSYVLRNIEALSMTISEKEREASSIENEFMARKYARWANENIGNEYKARITATEVEIKAELHDEIQGARFLITSNSDVVLFEDVIVKIEKVDIARAKIYAIVVGKVDV comes from the coding sequence TTGAAATCTCTACTTATTAGGCTTACTCTTGGTTTAAGTGAGCAAGATATCACAGTTGATGAAATGAAACATGTTCAAAACTGGATGGCTAAAAAATACCTCACAAAAAAAGAAAATATCTATAAATTTAATTCCAAGTTTCGTGCAGGCACACTTGGTCTAGTTCAAAAAGATACAGCATACTTAAATGTTATAGGTGAAAATATCCGTGACCTTTTCATTGGTGAGGGAGATCTAGGCGAGGCAAAAGAGGGTGACCTCATCATTGCACAGCGCTTACTTGGAAAGCGGGGAACTCCATCTGCTAAAATCGCTGAAATAGTTGGACGCGAGCAGAGTTATAGTATTGCCTACATTATTCAAAAAGATTCTCACCTCTCTTTAGTTGATCTAAAAACAGAGTATCCAATCGGTGCAGAACTGACACCTGATGAATTAAATTTTTACAATGTTGGAGATGTTTTTAAGATAGACAACCAAGAGAATAAAGTCTTAGAAAAACTAGGAAATATTAAAGACCCTAAAGTTGATGAAAAGATAGTTCTCGCACAATACAACAAGCATGATGAGTTTGATGAAGAGGTTTTAAAAATAGCAGAATCATTCGAGCCAGTCAATGCAAGTAAATATCCTAAACGCAAGGACTTAAGAGAGCTTCACTTTTGTACTATTGACCCTGTTACTGCAAAAGATTATGATGATGCAATATGCTGGGATGATAAAAACAGTACTCTTTATGTGGCTATAGCGGATGTAAGTGAGTATATAAAACCCTTTGGTGCACTTGATAATGAAGCCATCTATAGAAGTTTTTCTATCTACCTTCCTCATCGTTCCATTCCAATGCTTCCTCGCCAACTAAGTGAGACACTTTGTTCTTTGCAGCCTCATGTAGATAGACTCGCTTATGTTTTTGAGATGAAGCTCAACCTAGATACTCTTGAAGTAGCTTCCTCATCCGTTTATGAAGCTATAATCCACTCTAAACGCAGGTTTAATTATGAGGAGATAGATAGCTTTTTTGAGGGTGATTTAAAGGCTCAAAATAGCGATGAAGAGATAATCTTTAATGCACTTACAAAACTACGAGTTGTAACTGATGCACTAAAAGCTAAGCGTTTAAAAGTGGGTTATGACTTTAGGTCAACTGAGATTGATATGACAATAGATGAAGATTCAAACTTAGTCTCAACTCATGAGGCCCAAGAGACTCCATCGCATGCTCTTATAGAAGACTGTATGCTTTTAGCAAATAAAGAGGCAGCTTCTTCATTTGAGAGAGGAATATTTAGAATTCACGAACCTCCAAGTCAGGCAAAACTACAAATACTTTACCAAGAACTCGCTGGAGTTGGTATGCAAATAGAGATTAAGAAGTCTATCAAAGAGACAATCTCTGACATTCAGAGACAGGCTCGTGAGATGGATATAGAGTCTGAAGTAGATACTCTCATAATCCGCTCACAAATGCAGGCAAGATATGCGCCACTAAACTCTGGACACTTTGGACTTGGGTTTGAGCAGTATACTCACTTTACTTCACCTATTAGGCGTTATTCTGACCTGATAGTACATAGACTTCTTAAAGCTATAAATGCAGGTGATACACAAGAAGGCTCTTATGTACTACGTAATATTGAAGCACTTAGTATGACCATCAGTGAAAAAGAGAGAGAAGCGAGCAGTATAGAAAATGAGTTTATGGCAAGGAAATACGCTCGTTGGGCAAATGAAAACATTGGCAATGAGTATAAAGCACGTATAACTGCAACAGAAGTAGAAATAAAAGCAGAACTTCATGATGAGATTCAAGGGGCTCGCTTTTTGATAACTTCAAACAGTGATGTTGTTCTTTTTGAAGATGTCATAGTAAAAATAGAAAAAGTAGATATTGCTCGAGCAAAAATATATGCCATTGTAGTTGGGAAAGTGGATGTATAA
- the holA gene encoding DNA polymerase III subunit delta, with translation MYKNELDTHIKNQSVSNSFVFFGESVFLIDMYTKMLTNIDDANILNYYHDEYDFNSAKSHLSQGSLFGDRNILIIKSEKKVPKKDLDTLLEYCDKNPDNIFVYAYYGSDHKTYNNKKAFAKSNAMSVRFFHPKDYEAQNIVLEVARAKNVKIDKYTVSHLLQIHNGDVALASNEIEKFRVYDREITTKDVDSLVFGLAEVNLDDFIKKILAKKDFRDDLLSILEHGEDEIRVITAITSYLTQLYMFNIYIRVNGAPNALEILGYPAPKFVVDEKAALSIKIKPLIYSKLHELLLRSELKMKSSHIDKTAILLSTLIRVQKLL, from the coding sequence ATGTATAAAAACGAGTTAGATACTCACATAAAAAATCAGTCAGTTTCAAATAGTTTTGTTTTTTTTGGGGAGTCTGTTTTTTTGATAGATATGTATACAAAAATGCTCACGAACATAGATGATGCGAATATTTTAAACTACTATCATGATGAGTATGACTTTAACTCTGCAAAGTCTCACCTCTCTCAAGGTTCTCTTTTTGGTGATAGAAACATACTCATCATAAAGAGTGAAAAAAAAGTCCCAAAAAAAGATCTCGATACCCTTTTAGAGTACTGCGATAAAAATCCCGATAATATTTTTGTATATGCATATTATGGAAGTGATCATAAAACTTACAACAACAAAAAGGCCTTTGCAAAAAGTAACGCCATGAGTGTGCGTTTTTTCCATCCAAAAGATTATGAAGCGCAAAACATCGTTTTAGAAGTCGCGCGAGCTAAAAACGTAAAGATTGACAAATACACAGTCTCTCATCTTTTACAGATTCATAATGGAGATGTAGCACTAGCTTCAAACGAGATAGAAAAATTTCGTGTTTATGATAGAGAAATCACCACTAAAGATGTAGACAGTCTCGTTTTTGGATTAGCCGAGGTTAATTTAGATGACTTCATTAAAAAAATACTTGCTAAAAAAGATTTTAGAGATGACCTGCTAAGTATCTTAGAACATGGAGAAGATGAGATACGTGTCATCACAGCTATAACTTCATACTTAACGCAACTCTATATGTTCAATATCTATATACGAGTAAATGGAGCACCTAATGCACTAGAGATACTTGGCTACCCTGCTCCAAAATTTGTCGTCGATGAAAAAGCAGCCCTAAGCATAAAGATAAAACCCCTCATATATTCAAAACTGCATGAACTACTTCTACGTAGTGAGTTAAAAATGAAAAGCTCACATATAGATAAAACAGCTATTTTACTCTCCACACTTATACGAGTTCAAAAACTGCTTTAA